One window from the genome of Cyclobacterium amurskyense encodes:
- a CDS encoding sialidase family protein → MKVIRQGVLPRIGELSYLKSNTFPNIALLPSGRILAGYRAGEIKTDPVHQKALLTWSDDGGLTWREAFEPFQLKPIDGKPGRAHSLYLLPLDGENVLLVANWVDHSEPNQPFYEPSNQHLKDTRIFHCLSQDNGATWSEPKFMDTSKANGPTPLTGAPLMLADGRIACQFEINKYAQDPKPWIHRSALIFSRDLGKTWGEMIEVTNYPQKFFWDQRPAVMKESGKLINFFWTFDGVSQSYKNIHASLSSDFGNSWSLPYDTGIYGQPGSPVDMGEKGIFTIDIDRRKAPVITIRNSHDDGKSYPKSFPLYKQPGKGQDSENMELNQAWDEMYRFTTGHPHLLKISADKLWAYFYTGSSTDNTSIHWMEFQI, encoded by the coding sequence ATGAAAGTCATAAGACAAGGAGTACTACCAAGGATAGGTGAACTTAGTTACTTAAAGAGTAACACCTTCCCTAATATTGCATTGCTTCCTTCTGGAAGAATACTGGCCGGATACAGGGCAGGAGAAATTAAAACAGACCCCGTACATCAAAAAGCTTTATTGACCTGGTCAGATGATGGAGGACTGACCTGGAGAGAAGCCTTTGAACCTTTCCAGCTCAAACCCATAGATGGAAAGCCAGGCAGGGCACATTCCTTGTATTTATTACCATTAGACGGAGAAAATGTACTACTAGTAGCCAATTGGGTGGATCACTCAGAGCCCAATCAACCCTTTTACGAACCATCCAATCAACACCTAAAGGATACACGGATTTTTCATTGTCTATCTCAAGACAATGGTGCTACCTGGAGCGAGCCAAAATTTATGGACACTTCCAAAGCCAATGGACCTACTCCATTAACAGGAGCTCCACTTATGCTGGCAGACGGTAGGATTGCCTGCCAATTTGAGATCAATAAATATGCACAGGATCCTAAACCTTGGATACATAGGTCTGCACTTATTTTTTCCAGAGACCTTGGGAAAACTTGGGGAGAAATGATTGAAGTAACCAACTATCCTCAGAAATTCTTTTGGGACCAACGCCCTGCTGTGATGAAGGAATCGGGCAAACTGATCAACTTCTTTTGGACTTTTGATGGGGTTAGCCAGTCTTATAAAAACATTCATGCTTCCCTATCCTCAGACTTCGGTAATAGCTGGTCCCTACCCTATGACACTGGCATCTATGGACAACCCGGTAGCCCGGTGGACATGGGGGAAAAAGGTATATTCACCATTGATATTGATCGAAGAAAAGCCCCAGTCATCACTATCAGGAACAGCCATGATGATGGAAAATCTTACCCAAAATCCTTTCCCTTGTACAAGCAACCTGGAAAAGGGCAAGACAGTGAAAACATGGAATTAAATCAGGCCTGGGATGAAATGTATCGTTTTACTACAGGTCATCCCCATCTGCTAAAAATTAGTGCGGATAAATTATGGGCCTATTTTTATACAGGAAGTAGTACGGACAACACCTCTATTCATTGGATGGAATTTCAAATATGA
- a CDS encoding phytanoyl-CoA dioxygenase family protein gives MKKQKSKKQFDQDGYLYFPGFLDKIETNQIKSRLDKIVEEGLQDIPTGHIKFENTENKQGVKMIQDLHLYDPLFKNILFESKFSALAAELLGEKVVGKTVEFFNKPAKIGKATPPHQDGYYFMLNPMSAVTFWISLEEVDKDNGWVSYVKGSHLNGVRTHRKSGTIGFSQEIVDFGTPSDLENEEFIATNPGDVLVHHALTIHRAAPNTSINRSRKALGLIYFGESAKEDLIAKKAYIASLNK, from the coding sequence ATGAAAAAACAAAAGAGCAAAAAGCAGTTTGACCAGGATGGTTACCTGTACTTCCCAGGGTTTTTAGACAAGATTGAAACCAACCAAATTAAGTCCAGGTTGGATAAAATTGTAGAGGAAGGATTGCAGGACATCCCTACAGGACACATCAAATTCGAGAATACAGAAAATAAGCAAGGGGTAAAAATGATTCAGGATCTCCACTTATATGATCCTTTATTCAAAAACATTCTCTTTGAAAGTAAATTTTCAGCCCTGGCTGCTGAGCTACTGGGTGAAAAAGTAGTAGGTAAGACAGTGGAATTTTTTAATAAGCCTGCCAAAATCGGAAAAGCAACTCCTCCTCATCAAGACGGGTATTATTTTATGCTGAATCCCATGTCAGCTGTCACCTTCTGGATTTCCCTAGAGGAAGTGGATAAAGACAATGGTTGGGTGAGCTATGTCAAAGGTTCTCATTTGAATGGTGTGAGAACACATAGAAAATCCGGAACCATAGGCTTTTCTCAGGAAATCGTAGATTTTGGAACACCTTCGGATCTAGAAAATGAAGAGTTTATAGCAACAAATCCTGGAGATGTATTGGTTCATCATGCCCTTACTATCCACCGAGCAGCACCAAACACCAGTATAAATAGAAGTAGGAAAGCCTTAGGACTGATTTATTTTGGAGAATCCGCCAAAGAAGACCTCATTGCCAAAAAAGCTTACATAGCCTCCTTAAACAAATAA
- a CDS encoding sodium:solute symporter: protein MYHSLRIFAYLSFLLITSMVLFSCGEKNNMLSEEDKNLSYEVLNKVMQEEEQWVKVHAAEYKLQVGLPEGVYDTFLKQLALYENQAPYRIGIWRVLAKSAPTEAERQQYIDKIIAVFNDTEASDRIHAAETLAKLGVPVSTLAKATTDKILKGEKGSLWVYTLWASMQGQEKSNNPMLEALLLGIEEEIPRLQAAYALKIEGNISEERWESLATMALDEPSSSIAKIHLLTAAYYWAGPEHQKSESYKKIEDLIFALQQSDNKGDRMALALTIAHKGDWSHQSILLGYLRNDNPIGTEINAETKASNADVMATAAFALLHMEQTTHQLSTIDWAIVLIYMLGMMVIGYIFSKKNKNEKDFLLGGGKMNPIAVGLSLFATLLSSLSYLSSPGEMIKYGPVIFSGVLAFPLIYYIVGWFLIPRFMKLKVTSAYEILEINLGVSIRLLATFFFLSLRFLWMGTIIFITVNTAIISIFGFEDSTSNIIWISFILIGVTIIYTTMGGLKAVVFTDVIQSCVLLGGALLTIVLISVYFGSATSWIPTHWLDHWGEYKWGIDARERLSIGNALLMTVIWYVASSGSDQMSIQRFLATENIQTARKTFAVSLITSFVAQFLLGLVGLAVLAYFLDNPQFLAAGESVSTHADILFPKFILVGLPIGISGLVAAGILAAAMSSLSSGLSATSSVISEDLIKRFSRKSKPKKVDQLKRIRMLSLFVGIFTLALSLLISEVEGNLYDVIVKVVNLFVSPLFVLFFMALFIPFATARGVFLGGLVSIGIAIAIAFYKFMDIEVLFITPASLFSGIAAGIVFSYIDHKFLGNQDTMQKRSEKIMGK, encoded by the coding sequence ATGTATCACTCCTTAAGAATATTTGCTTATTTAAGCTTCCTTTTAATCACTTCGATGGTCCTCTTTTCTTGTGGAGAAAAAAACAATATGCTCTCAGAAGAGGATAAAAATCTTTCTTATGAGGTGCTGAACAAGGTGATGCAGGAGGAAGAACAATGGGTGAAAGTTCATGCTGCCGAGTATAAATTACAAGTAGGGCTACCTGAGGGGGTGTACGATACATTTTTAAAGCAACTTGCTTTGTATGAAAATCAGGCTCCCTATAGAATTGGCATCTGGAGAGTATTGGCTAAATCTGCTCCTACAGAAGCTGAAAGACAGCAATACATAGACAAAATCATAGCCGTATTTAACGATACAGAAGCCAGCGACAGAATACATGCAGCAGAAACCTTAGCCAAGTTGGGCGTCCCCGTCAGTACTTTAGCCAAAGCTACCACGGACAAAATCCTTAAAGGAGAAAAAGGAAGTCTTTGGGTATATACCCTTTGGGCCAGTATGCAAGGCCAAGAAAAATCTAACAACCCAATGCTAGAAGCCTTGCTATTAGGCATCGAAGAGGAAATCCCTAGACTACAAGCTGCCTATGCCCTGAAAATTGAAGGAAATATTTCAGAAGAAAGATGGGAATCCCTTGCGACAATGGCACTCGATGAACCCAGTTCTTCCATTGCAAAAATTCACCTGCTTACTGCCGCTTACTATTGGGCAGGACCTGAACATCAAAAGTCTGAGTCCTATAAAAAAATTGAAGATTTAATATTTGCCCTACAGCAGTCCGATAATAAAGGCGATAGAATGGCATTGGCATTAACGATCGCACATAAGGGGGATTGGTCCCATCAATCCATATTGCTAGGGTACCTACGTAACGACAATCCCATTGGTACTGAGATTAATGCTGAAACCAAAGCTTCAAATGCCGATGTGATGGCAACTGCAGCTTTTGCCTTGCTTCACATGGAGCAAACAACCCACCAATTGTCCACCATAGATTGGGCTATCGTTCTGATCTATATGCTTGGAATGATGGTAATTGGATACATCTTCTCAAAGAAAAATAAAAATGAAAAGGATTTTTTATTAGGCGGTGGCAAGATGAATCCTATAGCTGTAGGTTTATCGCTTTTTGCTACTTTGCTAAGTTCATTAAGTTACCTGTCTTCCCCTGGAGAGATGATCAAATATGGCCCTGTCATTTTCTCAGGCGTATTGGCTTTTCCTCTTATCTATTATATAGTTGGTTGGTTTCTGATTCCACGCTTTATGAAACTAAAAGTGACCTCTGCCTATGAAATTCTAGAGATCAATTTGGGGGTAAGCATACGTTTATTGGCTACCTTTTTCTTTTTATCCCTGCGTTTCCTATGGATGGGCACCATTATTTTCATCACTGTAAATACAGCAATCATTTCAATTTTTGGCTTTGAAGACAGTACCTCCAACATTATCTGGATAAGTTTTATTTTAATTGGCGTAACCATTATTTATACCACCATGGGTGGTTTGAAGGCTGTGGTATTTACAGATGTGATTCAATCTTGCGTTTTGCTGGGAGGAGCCTTGCTAACCATTGTTTTGATAAGTGTTTATTTTGGTTCAGCTACTTCATGGATACCGACACATTGGCTGGATCATTGGGGTGAATACAAATGGGGTATAGATGCCAGGGAACGTTTAAGCATAGGGAACGCCTTACTGATGACAGTTATTTGGTATGTGGCTTCATCGGGTTCTGACCAAATGTCCATTCAGCGTTTTCTTGCAACGGAAAATATTCAAACAGCCAGAAAAACCTTTGCCGTTTCATTGATCACCTCCTTTGTAGCTCAATTCCTTTTGGGACTCGTTGGCCTTGCTGTGCTGGCCTACTTCTTGGACAATCCACAATTCCTTGCTGCCGGAGAGTCGGTATCCACCCATGCTGACATTTTATTTCCAAAGTTCATACTTGTAGGTCTACCCATAGGTATTTCAGGCTTAGTGGCTGCCGGAATTCTTGCTGCAGCCATGTCTAGCTTGTCCTCTGGATTAAGTGCAACCTCCTCTGTCATCTCAGAAGACCTCATCAAAAGATTTTCAAGGAAATCAAAACCAAAAAAGGTAGACCAGCTGAAAAGAATACGAATGCTTTCTTTATTTGTTGGAATCTTTACCCTTGCTTTAAGCCTGTTAATTAGTGAGGTTGAAGGAAATCTTTATGATGTAATCGTCAAAGTGGTAAACCTATTCGTCTCTCCTCTATTTGTTCTGTTTTTCATGGCACTATTTATTCCATTTGCAACAGCCAGAGGAGTATTCCTTGGAGGTTTGGTGAGTATTGGCATTGCTATAGCCATCGCCTTTTATAAATTTATGGACATAGAAGTACTCTTTATTACCCCTGCTTCCCTTTTCTCAGGTATAGCAGCAGGCATAGTATTCAGTTATATTGACCATAAATTTTTAGGGAATCAAGATACCATGCAGAAAAGAAGTGAGAAAATAATGGGAAAATGA
- a CDS encoding 3-hydroxyacyl-CoA dehydrogenase family protein, producing MKSKMTPSEINICLVGDGKDLSGIALCLGNSGHKVSLIANEIPKTALSKDLEAHAMVNIEPDWTALQTASIIIVNTSENIELKKDFLNKIAQNATKDTLIAINMESYPLENFQEGFSNPERLIGLNWVYPAHQTFFLELIITDITNTEAVEELMILAREQWGKDPYLLKNGKGIRSRLLAAMARESFYLIDKGYVDPIDIDRACRNDPGYYLPFAGNFRYMDLMGTFIYGLVMKDLNPELSQKKSPSMLMDSKLNAGKTGLESGEGFYSYSENEVETFEKDFLKFNKKIKALMEKYPFEDQNDKQQNTP from the coding sequence ATGAAAAGTAAAATGACCCCATCAGAAATTAACATCTGTTTAGTGGGTGATGGAAAAGACCTTTCCGGAATTGCCTTGTGTTTGGGCAATTCCGGACATAAGGTTTCCCTTATTGCTAATGAAATACCAAAAACTGCTTTATCAAAAGACCTCGAGGCCCATGCCATGGTTAATATTGAACCAGACTGGACAGCCTTACAAACAGCATCCATAATAATTGTCAATACCTCTGAAAATATCGAGCTAAAAAAAGACTTCCTAAATAAAATAGCTCAAAATGCTACAAAGGACACCCTGATCGCTATAAACATGGAAAGCTATCCTTTGGAAAATTTTCAGGAAGGCTTCTCTAATCCTGAGCGTTTGATTGGACTCAACTGGGTATATCCTGCGCACCAAACTTTTTTTCTTGAGCTAATTATTACAGATATAACAAATACAGAAGCAGTAGAAGAATTGATGATATTAGCCCGCGAACAGTGGGGTAAAGACCCTTACTTATTGAAAAATGGTAAAGGAATACGAAGTAGATTGCTGGCTGCTATGGCTAGAGAGTCTTTTTATCTCATAGATAAGGGTTATGTGGACCCTATAGACATTGACAGGGCTTGTCGGAATGACCCTGGTTATTATTTGCCTTTTGCTGGCAATTTCAGGTACATGGATTTAATGGGAACCTTTATTTATGGACTGGTAATGAAAGACCTCAACCCGGAGCTATCACAAAAAAAATCACCTTCTATGTTGATGGATTCAAAGTTAAATGCAGGCAAGACCGGACTGGAAAGTGGTGAAGGATTTTATTCCTATTCAGAAAATGAAGTTGAGACTTTTGAAAAAGATTTCTTAAAATTCAATAAGAAAATTAAAGCACTTATGGAGAAGTATCCCTTTGAGGATCAAAATGACAAGCAACAAAACACTCCATAA
- a CDS encoding DinB family protein, protein MKKTNILLTALFLLIGMASSHAQTTMEEFLAKWENSKAFTLEAIDKMPDDKLDDKLHESAMSFREQITHIGAAAANISKGFLLGGEMDFDPSAKPQTKAEMKEFINNAYDYGKKTIASLSEAQLSEKIDSFAGKITRRQMVGLLDDHTTHHRGAAIAYIRAQGIDPPGYRGI, encoded by the coding sequence ATGAAAAAAACAAACATTCTACTAACCGCTCTTTTTCTTCTTATTGGAATGGCGAGTAGCCATGCCCAAACTACCATGGAAGAGTTTCTGGCCAAATGGGAAAACAGCAAGGCTTTTACCCTTGAAGCCATTGATAAAATGCCTGATGACAAGTTAGACGATAAACTCCATGAATCTGCCATGTCTTTCAGGGAGCAAATCACACACATAGGTGCTGCTGCAGCCAATATCTCAAAGGGATTTTTGCTAGGTGGTGAAATGGATTTCGATCCTTCTGCAAAGCCTCAAACCAAAGCAGAGATGAAAGAATTTATCAATAATGCTTATGACTATGGTAAAAAGACCATTGCTTCCCTTTCCGAAGCACAATTATCCGAAAAAATAGATTCTTTTGCCGGAAAAATCACCCGTAGACAAATGGTAGGATTGCTGGATGACCATACTACTCACCATAGAGGTGCAGCCATAGCTTATATAAGGGCGCAAGGCATTGACCCTCCGGGTTATAGAGGTATTTAA
- a CDS encoding aminotransferase class III-fold pyridoxal phosphate-dependent enzyme, with protein MTLAQNNKPWQLRSEDLSAIEALDSFITEKFFDIHAHWYRKADLNAPENSFWNSGPEIAGYGQWEDYTQQLLPKASLLGGLFFPAPLPKVNLSAANQFLFDELEKSTLSRGLILVKPETSQKELELGLSHAKVVGFKPYHVYGTETPTSQSGITGFLPEPIWATAHEHGAVIMLHIMKDKALLDPKNCEDIQRLCLKYPNVKLILAHCGRSFHALHAEGAKFLNSIPNIWFDMSGICEMQAILPILKYFGPEKLMFGTDFPVSQIRGKCISIGNGFIWLDENNCNWDQAWGKPTLVGLESLNALKEAANNFGLDKSDLGLIFWGNAMHLLGLNEHSPTTNQAYYKHAKTRIPGGTQLLSKRPENMAPNHWPPYFKKASGCEIWDLDGKHFYDFSTNAVGSCILGYAHPEINKAIIKKVNLGNMCSLNPPEEVALADKLCAIHPWADQARFVRGGGEACAVAVRIARATIGRDKIALCGYHGWQDWYLAANLGENDALKGHLLPGLSPEGVPDALRNTTFPFKYNDLEAFQEIIDQQPDLAAVIMEPCRYENPAPGFLEAIRSITKKHGILLIMDEITVGWRLHFGGMHLKYGIEPDMAVFAKALGNGCPIGAVIGSKAAMEGAQRSFISSTYWTESLGSVAALATIAEMEKQDVQKAIEHSGQQVQGILQTTATSENLPLQVKGFPALTSFSFDHPESEMLRTIFTQQMLSKGFLAGTSFYPTLAHNEKIIAAYKQALAETFGSLSQVIKENSFEKWPKEEKAHSGFSRLL; from the coding sequence ATGACCCTAGCCCAAAATAACAAACCCTGGCAATTACGCTCTGAAGACTTGTCTGCAATAGAAGCACTGGACTCTTTTATTACTGAGAAGTTCTTTGACATTCATGCCCATTGGTATAGGAAAGCTGACCTAAATGCTCCTGAGAATAGTTTTTGGAACAGTGGCCCGGAGATAGCTGGTTATGGGCAGTGGGAAGATTATACCCAACAATTGCTTCCAAAAGCTTCCCTCCTGGGTGGCTTGTTTTTCCCTGCCCCCTTGCCTAAGGTTAATTTATCCGCCGCCAATCAATTCCTGTTTGATGAACTGGAAAAGTCAACCTTATCCAGAGGATTGATACTGGTGAAACCGGAAACCTCCCAAAAAGAATTGGAGCTGGGGCTTTCACATGCCAAAGTAGTCGGATTCAAACCCTACCATGTGTATGGTACCGAAACTCCAACTTCTCAGTCGGGCATAACAGGATTTTTACCAGAACCTATCTGGGCTACGGCGCATGAACACGGAGCAGTAATCATGTTGCACATCATGAAGGACAAGGCCTTGCTTGATCCTAAAAACTGCGAAGACATTCAAAGACTCTGTTTGAAATACCCCAATGTAAAATTGATTCTGGCGCATTGTGGGAGAAGTTTTCATGCCTTGCATGCTGAAGGGGCAAAATTCCTGAACAGCATTCCTAATATTTGGTTTGACATGTCAGGGATCTGTGAAATGCAGGCAATATTACCCATATTGAAATACTTCGGTCCGGAAAAATTAATGTTTGGTACTGACTTCCCGGTCTCACAAATCCGAGGAAAATGTATAAGTATAGGCAATGGTTTTATTTGGTTGGATGAAAACAATTGCAATTGGGACCAAGCATGGGGCAAACCTACCTTGGTAGGTTTAGAGTCCCTCAACGCCTTGAAGGAAGCTGCGAATAATTTTGGCCTAGATAAATCGGATCTGGGTTTAATATTTTGGGGAAATGCCATGCATTTACTCGGGCTAAATGAGCATTCGCCAACAACTAATCAAGCTTATTACAAACATGCAAAAACCAGAATCCCCGGAGGTACCCAGCTACTAAGCAAAAGACCTGAAAACATGGCGCCCAATCATTGGCCACCCTATTTCAAAAAAGCTTCAGGATGTGAGATTTGGGATTTGGATGGGAAACACTTTTATGACTTCTCCACCAATGCCGTGGGTTCTTGTATTTTGGGTTATGCCCACCCTGAAATAAATAAGGCCATAATTAAAAAAGTAAACCTAGGGAATATGTGTTCGCTCAACCCTCCTGAGGAGGTAGCATTGGCAGACAAACTCTGTGCTATTCATCCTTGGGCAGATCAAGCCAGGTTTGTCAGAGGCGGTGGAGAAGCCTGTGCAGTGGCAGTAAGAATCGCGAGAGCAACTATCGGCAGGGATAAAATCGCCCTTTGTGGTTACCATGGCTGGCAGGACTGGTACCTAGCCGCGAACCTGGGAGAAAATGATGCCCTCAAAGGCCATTTATTACCCGGATTAAGTCCCGAAGGTGTTCCTGATGCGCTGAGAAATACAACTTTCCCGTTCAAATACAATGACCTGGAGGCCTTTCAGGAAATCATAGACCAACAACCGGACCTGGCAGCAGTGATAATGGAACCTTGCAGGTATGAAAATCCTGCTCCAGGTTTTTTGGAAGCCATCAGGTCCATCACCAAGAAACATGGAATCTTGCTGATCATGGACGAGATTACAGTGGGTTGGCGTTTGCATTTTGGTGGCATGCATTTGAAGTATGGCATTGAACCCGACATGGCTGTTTTTGCCAAAGCTTTAGGAAATGGGTGTCCCATTGGGGCAGTTATAGGAAGCAAGGCTGCCATGGAAGGAGCTCAGCGATCCTTTATCAGTAGCACTTATTGGACAGAGAGTTTGGGTTCAGTAGCCGCATTGGCCACCATTGCTGAAATGGAGAAGCAGGATGTCCAAAAGGCCATTGAGCATTCTGGCCAACAAGTTCAGGGAATCTTGCAAACAACCGCTACTAGTGAAAACCTTCCCCTACAAGTCAAAGGCTTCCCTGCTTTGACAAGCTTTAGTTTTGACCATCCTGAAAGTGAAATGTTAAGAACCATCTTTACCCAACAGATGCTTTCCAAAGGCTTTCTTGCAGGCACTTCCTTTTACCCTACGCTTGCCCACAATGAAAAAATCATCGCTGCCTACAAACAGGCCTTGGCAGAAACCTTTGGAAGCTTAAGTCAGGTCATAAAAGAGAACAGTTTTGAAAAATGGCCCAAAGAAGAAAAGGCCCATAGTGGTTTTTCGCGGCTGTTGTAG
- a CDS encoding aspartate aminotransferase family protein: MSNEKYQKSADLLARAKNVLAGGVSSEFRKYNHPHALFYSHGSGSRIYDVDGNEYRDFTLSQGPLILGHSHPEVLKAVHDYSAKGQLFAGQHMMELELAEKLQELIPSAEMMRFCLDGSEAVQTAFRVARSKTGKSKFLRFEGHYHGWLDNVCYGISTPSPEALGPRNAPSPNAWSQGLPPDSINEFHLLPWNDLELVKAKLEESHHEIAAIITEPIMCNNGCIVPNEGYLKGLRALCDEYNVALIFDEVITGFRIGLGGAQTYFGITPDMSIFAKAIGSGYPISAIVGKKEWMEEISSARVIHAGTMNTANPTVAAAMATVSVLERENPYAKMFDLGDQLRNGLRDLAKKTGHNMIVSGIGPIIHTGFSDGDGLNEFRDVLKLDKAKLGQFISGLHDDGVRVIGRGLWYLSAVHTEEDILHALKSVEKVLAKMNEK, encoded by the coding sequence ATGAGTAACGAAAAGTACCAGAAATCCGCAGACTTATTGGCCAGAGCAAAAAATGTTTTGGCAGGAGGAGTTTCCTCTGAGTTTAGAAAATACAATCATCCCCATGCATTGTTTTACAGCCATGGAAGTGGTAGTCGTATTTATGATGTAGATGGAAATGAATATAGGGACTTTACCTTAAGTCAAGGGCCTTTGATTTTAGGACATTCACATCCTGAAGTTTTAAAAGCTGTTCATGATTATTCTGCAAAAGGCCAATTGTTTGCAGGCCAACATATGATGGAACTTGAATTGGCGGAGAAATTACAGGAGCTCATTCCATCAGCAGAGATGATGCGTTTTTGTCTGGATGGATCAGAAGCAGTTCAAACAGCCTTCAGGGTGGCACGATCAAAAACAGGAAAAAGCAAATTCCTTAGATTTGAAGGTCATTACCATGGTTGGTTGGACAATGTTTGCTATGGTATTTCTACGCCTTCTCCAGAAGCATTAGGACCTAGAAACGCCCCAAGTCCAAACGCATGGAGCCAAGGCCTACCACCTGATTCAATCAACGAATTCCACCTTCTTCCTTGGAATGATTTGGAATTGGTGAAAGCCAAATTGGAGGAAAGTCATCATGAAATCGCTGCCATAATCACAGAACCTATCATGTGTAACAATGGGTGTATTGTGCCCAATGAAGGTTATCTGAAAGGCTTAAGGGCCTTGTGCGATGAATACAACGTTGCACTGATTTTTGATGAGGTAATTACAGGTTTTAGAATTGGTCTTGGAGGTGCTCAGACTTATTTCGGCATCACTCCGGATATGTCCATTTTCGCTAAAGCAATTGGAAGTGGATACCCAATCAGTGCCATTGTAGGTAAAAAAGAATGGATGGAAGAAATCTCTTCAGCGAGAGTAATCCATGCAGGTACCATGAATACGGCCAACCCAACAGTTGCTGCTGCCATGGCTACAGTCTCGGTTTTGGAAAGAGAAAATCCTTATGCCAAAATGTTTGATTTAGGCGATCAGTTACGCAATGGATTGAGAGACCTTGCCAAAAAAACCGGGCATAATATGATTGTCTCTGGAATCGGCCCTATCATCCACACAGGGTTTTCTGATGGAGATGGTCTGAACGAGTTTAGAGATGTATTAAAATTAGACAAAGCCAAATTGGGTCAATTTATTTCCGGCTTGCATGATGATGGCGTTCGCGTAATTGGTAGAGGACTATGGTATTTATCTGCCGTACATACTGAAGAGGACATTCTTCATGCCCTTAAAAGTGTAGAGAAGGTATTGGCTAAGATGAATGAAAAGTAA